One part of the Thermococcus radiotolerans genome encodes these proteins:
- a CDS encoding glycosyltransferase — protein sequence MNPLLLGLIVIFLWDGYFFFNYIISLFRNYRINEWEPKVSIIIPAYNEGERVLRAIESALAQDYPDFEVIVVDDGSEDNTFEAASSVTNARLKVYRVEHGGKAKALNFGLSKASGEVIVTTDADSRLEPDAVKELVRRFYSDEVLGVGGQVRVAGGSFLEMAQDAEHLRIAMFRRAKELDDLSLAPGPIAAFRREALERIGGFVEDIVEDYATTKAVKEFGKVVYAPRARVWTKMPKSLAVLWRQRKRWFLGDLKNLGGGFTKDLAFLLLSDVVAFFDVIVPPLLLLTGQFELFALWWFFETFTMLLPTLFEGGRLINALLFPIILWFWAAFYLTLHVYGYLSVLLRRV from the coding sequence ATGAACCCGCTCCTCCTTGGTCTCATCGTCATCTTCCTCTGGGACGGCTACTTTTTCTTCAATTACATAATTAGCCTTTTCCGCAATTACAGGATTAATGAATGGGAGCCCAAGGTGTCCATTATAATCCCCGCCTACAACGAGGGGGAGCGAGTTCTCAGAGCCATAGAATCGGCCCTTGCCCAGGATTACCCTGACTTTGAGGTCATAGTGGTCGATGACGGGAGCGAGGACAACACCTTTGAGGCCGCTTCATCTGTCACAAACGCCAGGTTGAAGGTTTACAGGGTGGAGCACGGCGGAAAGGCAAAGGCTTTGAACTTCGGCCTCTCGAAGGCTTCCGGCGAGGTTATAGTGACGACCGACGCGGACAGCCGTCTCGAACCCGATGCGGTTAAGGAGCTTGTGAGGCGCTTCTACTCAGATGAAGTCCTCGGTGTCGGCGGCCAGGTTCGCGTCGCTGGAGGCTCTTTCCTTGAGATGGCGCAGGACGCGGAACATCTCCGGATAGCGATGTTCCGCAGGGCCAAGGAGCTGGACGATCTGAGCCTCGCCCCTGGACCGATAGCTGCCTTCCGCAGGGAGGCCCTTGAGAGAATCGGCGGCTTCGTTGAGGACATCGTTGAGGATTATGCCACGACGAAGGCCGTTAAGGAGTTTGGGAAGGTTGTCTACGCTCCCCGCGCGAGGGTATGGACGAAGATGCCCAAGAGCCTTGCCGTCCTCTGGCGCCAGAGGAAGCGCTGGTTTCTCGGCGACCTGAAAAACCTCGGGGGAGGCTTCACGAAGGATTTGGCCTTTCTGCTCCTCTCCGATGTTGTGGCGTTTTTCGATGTGATAGTTCCCCCGCTTCTCCTGCTCACCGGCCAGTTCGAGCTCTTTGCCCTCTGGTGGTTCTTCGAGACCTTCACGATGCTTTTACCGACTCTCTTCGAGGGCGGAAGGCTGATAAACGCGCTCCTGTTTCCGATTATACTCTGGTTCTGGGCGGCCTTTTACCTTACTCTCCACGTCTACGGCTATCTCTCGGTGCTCCTCCGGAGGGTATGA